The Salmo trutta chromosome 6, fSalTru1.1, whole genome shotgun sequence genome has a window encoding:
- the en2a gene encoding homeobox protein engrailed-2a has translation MEENDHSNRDEERQVSADESNRAILPLLQAPGNIQQIPHRVTNFFIDNILRPDFGRKKEGNTDQEENSHVTRENHSPAVPRTEQVGSTVPTEGTSTPHPGGVANKAEIVTEEPLKPRGENGDQCLSSDSDSSQASSNVPSKQPMLWPAWVYCTRYSDRPSSGPRSRKPKKKTASKEDKRPRTAFTAEQLQRLKTEFQTNRYLTEQRRQALAQELGLNESQIKIWFQNKRAKIKKATGAKNTLALHLMAQGLYNHATTSKDDKSDSD, from the exons ATGGAAGAAAATGATCATAGCAACAGAGATGAGGAACGTCAAGTGTCGGCGGACGAGTCCAACAGAGCGATACTTCCCCTGTTACAAGCGCCGGGAAACATTCAGCAGATCCCGCATCGAGTCACCAATTTCTTCATCGATAATATCTTACGGCCGGACTTTGGGCGGAAAAAAGAAGGCAACACAGACCAGGAAGAAAATAGTCACGTTACCAGAGAGAACCATAGCCCGGCTGTTCCAAGAACGGAGCAAGTGGGGAGTACTGTGCCAACCGAAGGAACTTCCACTCCTCATCCAGGCGGCGTGGCCAATAAGGCTGAAATAGTGACCGAAGAGCCCCTGAAACCCCGCGGAGAGAATGGAGATCAGTGCCTAAGCTCGGACTCGGATAGTTCTCAAGCCAGCTCAAATGTACCATCCAAACAGCCTATGCTCTGGCCAGCTTGGGTGTACTGCACCAGATACTCAGACAGGCCCTCATCAG GGCCGAGATCTCGAAAACCAAAGAAGAAAACCGCCAGCAAAGAGGACAAGCGACCAAGGACGGCCTTCACAGCTGAACAGCTTCAAAGACTAAAAACCGAGTTTCAAACGAACCGGTATTTGACCGAACAGAGGCGACAGGCCTTGGCCCAAGAACTCGGTCTTAACGAATCTCAAATCAAAATCTGGTTCCAGAACAAAAGGGCAAAAATCAAGAAGGCCACGGGCGCAAAAAACACCCTAGCCTTGCACCTGATGGCACAGGGACTGTACAATCATGCTACGACGTCAAAAGATGACAAATCAGACAGCGATTGA